A genomic region of Bernardetia sp. ABR2-2B contains the following coding sequences:
- a CDS encoding hydroxymethylglutaryl-CoA synthase has protein sequence MNQNTVQVGIDAMSFYVPSIYLDLKTLAPSRNIDYDKLSKGLGVLKMALPDTDEDAASMAANAVLKLITDYNLNPKDIGRLYIGTESGLDGAKPIATYVLGMVNEKLQDKKTTELFENCDAIDMTFACIGGVDALHNTLDWARNKKNRIGIVVCTDYAKYEKESGGEYTQGAGAVAMLVKQNPRLLAINDVWGVSTKSEHDFFKPDFSETPVFDGQFSNSCYQNRLHDAYFSFKEQAVREDLYDKNDILSEKWNSLIFHLPYAFHGKRMFSQLFTEERILTANKEIKKEYSEKLNLSKEELESNQLFRLVSKTDLYGDFVKEKIADSQLASSEIGNMYTASIFMALMSCLEKKIDKNEVLDNQKIGFCAYGSGSKSKVFEGVLQSMAKEIIEKFEVFSTLKNRKTIELEDYENLHDKTLTSPLDNNKEGFVLSEIKKEPETLTKARIYSYSK, from the coding sequence ATGAATCAAAATACAGTACAAGTTGGCATTGATGCCATGTCTTTTTATGTTCCTTCTATTTATTTAGATTTAAAAACGTTAGCTCCCTCAAGAAATATTGATTATGATAAATTAAGTAAAGGTTTGGGCGTTTTGAAAATGGCTCTTCCAGATACTGACGAAGATGCTGCAAGTATGGCAGCCAATGCCGTTTTGAAATTGATAACTGATTATAATCTCAACCCAAAAGATATTGGAAGACTTTATATAGGAACAGAATCTGGTCTTGATGGCGCAAAACCTATTGCGACTTACGTTTTGGGAATGGTAAACGAAAAATTGCAAGACAAAAAGACCACAGAACTCTTTGAAAATTGTGATGCCATAGATATGACTTTTGCATGTATTGGTGGTGTTGATGCACTTCATAATACGCTAGATTGGGCTAGAAATAAAAAAAACCGTATTGGTATTGTCGTTTGCACAGATTATGCAAAATATGAAAAAGAGTCTGGTGGCGAATACACACAAGGCGCAGGAGCAGTCGCCATGCTTGTCAAACAAAACCCTAGATTATTAGCTATAAATGATGTTTGGGGTGTTTCTACAAAAAGTGAACACGATTTTTTCAAGCCTGACTTTAGTGAAACCCCTGTTTTTGATGGTCAGTTTTCTAATTCGTGCTATCAAAACCGTTTGCATGATGCTTATTTTTCATTCAAAGAACAGGCTGTTAGGGAAGATTTATATGATAAAAATGATATTCTTTCAGAAAAATGGAATAGCTTAATTTTTCATTTGCCTTATGCCTTTCATGGAAAAAGAATGTTCAGTCAGCTTTTTACAGAAGAGAGAATTTTGACAGCAAATAAAGAGATAAAAAAGGAGTATTCAGAAAAGTTGAATTTGAGTAAAGAAGAATTAGAGTCAAATCAACTTTTTAGACTTGTTTCTAAGACAGATTTATATGGAGATTTTGTAAAGGAAAAAATAGCTGATAGTCAATTAGCTTCTTCTGAAATTGGAAATATGTACACAGCTTCTATTTTTATGGCTTTGATGAGTTGCTTGGAAAAAAAGATAGATAAAAATGAAGTCTTAGATAATCAAAAAATAGGTTTTTGTGCATATGGAAGTGGCTCAAAATCAAAGGTTTTCGAAGGAGTTTTACAATCAATGGCAAAAGAGATTATTGAAAAATTTGAAGTTTTCTCTACACTAAAAAATAGAAAGACTATCGAACTAGAAGATTATGAAAATTTACACGATAAAACATTGACTTCTCCATTAGATAATAATAAAGAGGGTTTTGTGTTATCTGAAATCAAAAAAGAACCAGAAACTTTAACCAAAGCACGTATTTATTCGTATTCAAAATAA